In Paraflavitalea devenefica, the genomic window CAATTCATCTATATTCCTTTCACCGCCAAATTTGGCGGCGCTACGGGCAACTTTAATGCGCACCAGGTAGCCTACCCCAAAAAAGACTGGGTAAAACTGGGCAATGACTTTGTAGAAGGGGTACTGGGCCTGCAGCGCCAGCAATTCACCACCCAGATAGAGCATTATGATTTCCTGGCAGCCCATTTCGACGCCATGAAACGCATCAATACCATCCTCATTGATTTCTGTCGCGATACCTGGACCTATATCTCCATGGATTACTTTAAGCAACGCACCAAAGAAGGGGAAATAGGCTCTTCTGCCATGCCGCACAAAGTCAATCCGATTGATTTTGAAAATGCAGAAGGCAACCTGGGCATCGCCAATGCCCTGCTGGAACACCTGGCGGGCAAATTACCAGTGAGCCGCCTGCAGCGTGACCTGACCGATTCTACGGTGCTGCGTAATATCGGCGTTCCTTTCGCCCATATCATTCTGGCCATTAAATCCATTGAAAAAGGGTTGGACAAACTGGTACTGAATGATGAGAAGATCTATAACGACCTCGACAATAACTGGGCTGTGGTAGCAGAGGCCATACAGACCGTTTTACGGCGGGAAAACTATCCGCAGCCGTATGAGGCGCTGAAGGCGCTTACCCGTGGCAAGAACGGCATCAATAAGCAAAGCATGCACGAATTTATTGACAGCCTTAAGATATCCTCTTCTCTCAAGAAAGAATTAAAGAAGATAACTCCACATAACTATGTTGGGATCAATCCTGAGTAATCCTCAAATTTGTATTTCCACCACAACATGTTCCCCTTCCGGGTATACTGGATAAAATGATTCTTCAGTAATACTCTTATGGAAGCGGCATTCGTTTCATCGGTTTCAGCTACTATGCAGGTAACGTCGGGCCTGTTCCTGCCCCAGCCCAGCATGCCGCCCACAGCTTCTGTCATAAAGCCTTTACCCTGGTGGGCCGGCATGGTGCCATAACCGATCTCTATTTCACCATTACCGGTGGGGACGCCCTTGAATCCCAGTTCGGCCACAATGAGCCTGCTCGATTTTTCCACCACGATCCAGAAAGTATAAAAAAGGTAATTATCGGCCGTAGCATGGGCCATTCGGGGGATGGTAAATTTGGTGACCATGTCCTGCACGGCCGGCACCACGATCCTGTTATTGCACGCCAATCCCATTGATTTTTCAAACAGATCATTGGCCTGCAGGTACAGGGACAGTTGCTCCCTGTTGAGCGGAGATATCAACAAGCGGGATGTCTCTACCATAGCCTGAAGATAGCATTAGAATGCAGAATTCAGTATACAGAATCCAGCAGCTTTTGCGTGGTTTTATTCTGAATGCTGGATACTGGATACTGGATTCTTTCCCTTACACCGCCTCCTTATGGATCTCACTCGTAAAGTGAAACTCAATGTCCGGGTTATTCTGTCTTTCCGTATTCAGGAACCATTCACTTTGGGCCAGGTATACCAGGTGGCCATCTTTATCGGTAGCGATATTATTGCTCTTGAACCGGGTAAAATCGTCCAGCTTCTTAGGGTCGGCGCTGGTGATCCAGCAGGCTTTGTAATAAGGCTGTGCCCTGAACTCGCAGGAGGCGCCATATTCCTGCAGCAAACGGTATTGGATCACCTCAAACTGGAGCTCTCCCACACAACCAATGATCTTCTTATTACCGCCAAACTGGGTAAACAACTGCGCCACTCCCTCATCCGTCAACTGCAATAACCCCTTTTCCAATTGCTTGGTCTTCATGGGATCTTTATTTACCACCTCCTTAAAAATTTCAGGAGAAAAGGAAGGTATACCCGTGTAATAGAAGTTCTCTCCTTCGGTCAGGGTATCCCCGATCTTGAAATTACCGGTATCGAATAAACCGACCACATCGCCGGGGAAAGCCGCTTCGATCACGTCCTTATCCCGGGCCATGAACGTATAGGGATTGCTGAAGCGCACATCCTTATCCAGCCGCACATGGTGGAAATACTTATTGCGTTCAAACTTGCCGGAGCAAACCCGCAGGAAGGCGATACGGTCGCGGTGCTTGGGGTCCAGGTTGGCATGGATCTTAAAAATAAAGCCGGAGAACTTGTCCTCATCGGGGCAAACCTCCCGGATAGAGGTAGGACGGCAGCGTGGTATGGGAGCAATCCGGATAAAAGTATCCAGCATCTCCTTGACCCCGAAATTATTGATGGCGCTGCCAAAGAATACCGGGGCCACCTTACCCGCCATATAATCCTCTCCACTCAGTTCGCCATGTACACCGTCCACCAGCTCCACATCTTCCCGCAGCAGGGCCGCATCCTTCTCTCCCAGGCGCTCATCCAGTACGGGCTCGGCCAGGTCAGAAATGCGGATGGAATCCTCTTCTGTAGCCTTCGTATTGGCAGTAAACAACAGCAGGCCTTTATCATGCAGGTTATACACCCCTTTAAAATCCTTGCCGCTGTTGATGGGCCAGGTCATGGGGTGCAGGTGTATCTTCAGTTCTTTCTCGATCTCTTCCAGCAGGTCAAAGCGGTTCTTACCATCACGGTCCATCTTATTGATGAACACAATCACCGGGGTATCGCGCATACGGCACACTTCCATCAGGCGGCGGGTTTGTTCCTCTACCCCATTCACGCTGTCCACCACCAGGATCACGCTGTCTACCGCCGTCAGGGTGCGGTAAGTATCTTCTGCAAAGTCCTTGTGGCCCGGTGTATCCAGCAGGTTGATCAGGGTGCCCTTGTATTCAAAACTCATTACCGAGGTAGCCACAGAGATACCTCTTTGCCGCTCGATCTCCATAAAGTCGCTCGTGGCGTGCTTCTTGATCTTATTGCTTTTTACTGCACCAGCCGTTTGGATGGCGCCGCCAAACAACAGGAACTTTTCGGTCAGGGTCGTTTTACCGGCGTCGGGGTGGGAAATAATGGCAAAGGTCCGGCGCTTCTGTATCTCGTTACTATATTTCATTCAATATTTCAGGTTAAACTGATTACTAATTAATAATCAGCAATTTAATACTCAATAACTAATCTTAAATAAAAGGCATAACTGCCTGAAAAACCGGTGCAAAGGTATCGAATCGGCAGGAGATTCCAGAGCTACTCCCCGTCACCCGAAAAGATTTTATGACTGCTGATAAACCAGCTTTGCTGTATATTGTTATCCCGACAATCCCTAACCGTTACATTCTATGCCCCACCCCTTTTCTATCAGGCAACTACTGGCATGCCTTTTTATAGCCTCCTTCTCGCTGGACTCCTATTCTCAGAAAATAGTCATTGCAGATGCCCGGTTCGACGTTTCCTGCCGGCAAACCCATCAACTGATCGAGAGCAAACCCGGCGAAGTATTATTTGGTATCCGGATAGACAAAAAAGGCGATGTATACTTTACCATGAACAGCCGCGCCTGGTTTGATAAGATCTTCACCAGCTCACAGGATGGGGTCACCGCCGATCTCATAACCAAAGACCTGTACGGCTGCAACAAAACAAGCCCGTCCTACCGGCAACTGCCCAAAGGACAATACATGCAACCGGTATACCTCAACTACCTGAAACAAAACATGAAAGATGAGGGCATGGGAAATTTTGCGGTAAAGATCGGTACAGTGCCCGCCGACCTGAAAAAGAAGGCCCATGAACTGGAAGGCAACCTGGTGATCCTGAAAAACGGGGTCGTATGCTACTATACCAACTTCCTGGATATTGACCGCAGCCTCTGGGCGCTCCTGCCTATGGGACTGCATACCGATACCGTTATCAGCACCGAAAAACTGCTGGATACGACCAATGCCCAGGAACTGCTGTACACAAAAAAACTGCAATTCACTATCCCGTTTGCCAAAAGCAAGTCGGTCTACAACAAAGCCGACCTGAAGCCATTGTACGATTCCCTGCACCTGGCCGATTACCGCATCCTGAAAATGGACATACGCGCCTATTCCTCTGTAGAAGGCGCAGAAAAACTGAACCAGCAATTACAACAGGCAAGGGCTAACTCCATGATACAGGCCTTACAGCAATACCAGTCGCCCGATATACAAAAACAAGTGACAGCCACAGAGAATTGGGTGGAATTCCTGGAGGATATCCAGCGTACGCCTTTTGCCACCTTTGCCGGCCTTTCACGGGAAGCTATTAAAACCAAATTACAGGACAAAACGGTAGCAGACCAACTGGAACCCATACTGAAAAATCACCGGAAAGCGATCGTCACCATCTACCTCAATAAGAAAAGCGGACTGGAAGCGATTACTGATCAAAACCTGTCCATCCAGTTTAAAAACGCCCTGGCCCAAAAGAACATTTACAAAGCCTCTCTCATCCAGGAGGAAGTCTATGCACGCATTGCCGACAACCGGCTGCCGGAGGACTATGCCGATAAACTGGAAATACCACAGGAGAAGCAATACAGTCTCTTATTGTCAGACAGGGAAACCTATAAATACCAGCTTGGGCTGACCGGAGAAGAAGAAGCATTGGAAAACTTCAGGACCCTGTTCAAACTCGATTCGGCCAGCGGCCGCATCCGTTACAACATCTGCGCCCTCAGTTTTCAATTCTGGCAGTTCGACACCACCTTCCTGAATCCCAAAACATTCCTGCAGGACATCAATGCCCTGTACCGGTTTAAGATAGACCACCAGCTTATTAAACGCATGCTCATCAATTACCACATCCTTAGCTGCGAACACAGCATGTACCGGGGAGATTATGCAGCCAAAGACCGCTATCTGCAATACATCATTCAAAACTATGGTACCCTGCAATTAGCGGATGAAGAAGTATTGTCACTGGCCAAATACCTCTGCTTTTATGCGCAGTTCGATGAAGCGGAAAAGCTGGTCACCAAGCGCGTGCAAAGTATTGACGTCAATGAAGACCTGCTGTTCTATTACCTCAACCTGAAACTGTTCAATCCGGAGATCAATTTCAAAGCAATGCTGAAAAAAGAGATCAACAACGCCATCAACCTCAACAGGCCACGCTTTTGCCGTTTCTTTAACTCCATCAACGATGGCGGCGCCAGCTTTCAGGCGCTGGAGAACGGCTCATTAAAAGAAATTTATTGCGAACATTGCCAGGTAAAATAAGCTGGCGGGCGATTGGGTTAAAACACACTCACCGTCCAAATACGCGTAAACACCTCTTTGGCGATCAGCTTATTGATGCCTTCCTTATCGGTCAGTTGCTGATTGGCGCCTACCCCATCGGCAATGCCGCACCAGGGCTCCAGGCATACAAAATCGGCATTCTTAGCCGCCCAGATGCCGAAGAAGGGGAAACCCGGAAAATCCATCGTCAGCCCACGGGGCGTAACATCCGATTCCAGGGATATACGGGACGATTTCAGCCCTTTCAGCACCAGCGCATCCTTTTGGAACAAGGCTTTGGTCAGGGACAGCCTGTTCGTATTGGTTAATACAGGCTGTGGCGTATCCTCAATCAATCCATCCGGAGAAATGGGCCAGCGGGGCGCCTCCTCTACCTGGTCGAACAACAGGTAATAATCTTCATAACGGGTATCCGCCGCCAAAGGCATTTTAAATGCGGGATGGCCTCCCACGGAGAAATACATATCGTCTTTGCCGGTATTGGTCACTTCGTAAGTCACGGCGAGGGAACTATCCACCAGGGTATAACGCAGGCGGAATTCAAAAACAAAAGGAAATACCTTAAGGGACTCTTCATTGCTTTTAATAAGAAAGGTAACGGCGTCCGCTGCCTCGCTTTCCACGGCAAACTGCTGATCGCGGGCAAAGCCATGCCGGGACAGCGCATAAGCCTGGTCTTTGTACACATATTCATTGTTCTTCAGCGTGCCCACAATGGGAAACAATACAGGTGAATGCTTGCCCCACACCGCCGGGTCACCACCCCACATATACTCCAATGCATATTCTTTATGTACCAGGCTGGTCAGTTCGGCCCCCTTGGGATTGATCACTGCTTTAATGACTTTATTCTCAATACTAAACATGCTTCAAAATTTCGGGTTTCAAGTTCCGGGTTTCGGGTTGCTGCCGCAGTGTAACAACCTGCTTTACACTTTATTGGTTGCACCGCAAGATACGAAGGAAGGATTATGAACAAGCACACAAACAACAACTAACGCATCAGCTAAAACATCAATCAACCAGTTACACCAGAAGAACCCGAAACTTCAAACCCGGAACACGAAACCTGTAATATTTCTCCCGACTTGTCTACCAATCAAATAATTAAAGTATGACCATTGGCGGGGAACCCTTAAATTTGACTCTATGCGGCGCGTATTCGAAATATTAGGCAGCAGCCTCAACCTTACCTGGCAGGAATTCAAGTCCCACAAGATCCGCACCCTGCTCTCCCTGAGTGGGGTCGCCTTCGGCATCTTCTGTATCATTGGCGTACTGGCCGCAGTGAACAGCCTGGAATATGCCGTACAGAAAGACATCAAAGCGCTTGGCTCCAATACCGTTTATATTGACAAATGGGAATATGCCGATGGTGGCAACGACTACCCCTGGTGGAAATACGTAAAGCGGCCCGATCCGGCTTACGAAGAAATGGTCATGCTCAAGAAAAGAGTGCCGGCGGCCGCCAATGTAGCTTTCAACATCAGCACTTCCGGCAGCCTGGAGCTGGACGACAACACGGTTTCCGGCGTTAACTACTACGGCATTACAGAAGAGTTCTCCAACATTCAGCCCATAGACATACAACTGGGCCGTTACCTGCAGCAGTCCGACTTTGATTATGGCTCCAATGTATTTGTTATCGGTTACGAAGTAGCCGTCAACCTCTTTGGCAATGCTGAAAAAGCGGTAGGCAAAACCGTCAAAATGAAGGCAGGTAAAAGAGGATTGATCGTAGGGCTCATCAAAAAGCAGGGCAAAAGCATTGTAGGTGGCTGGGAATATGACAACAGTATCCTCATGCCGCTTGGCTTTATGAAAGAGATGGTACGCGAAAAATACAGCAATCCCATCATCATGGTACAGGGCAAGGAAACCGTACCTATGGAACAGTTAAAAGATGAGCTCACGGGCGCTATGCGTTCTGTGCGCAAACTGAAGCCTACCCAGGAAAATGATTTCTCCCTCAATGATATTGACGCTTTCAGCAGCTTTGCCAGTGGCATCTTCAGCAATATCAACAAAGGCGGATGGGCCATTGCTGCGCTCTCGCTGGTAGTGGGCATGTTTGGCGTAGCCAACATCATGTTCGTGACTGTACGGGAACGCACCTCACAGATCGGCCTCAAAAAAGCCATTGGCGCCAAAAGCTCTACCATACTCACCGAATTCCTGCTGGAGTCGGCCTTCCTATGTATCATGGGTGGCCTGCTGGGCTTGTCGGGCGTATTCATGCTCACCCTGCTCTCCACGGCAGCAGGATTCCCCGTTTTCATTGCGGCCGATATCTTACTGCTGGCCATCTCCATCTGCATCGTTGTAGGGGTACTGGCTGGTATCATTCCCGCTTCTATTGCCGCCCGCATGAATCCGGTGGAAGCCATCAGGTCCAAATAAGGGGCAAAGAATTACCTTTGCAGCCCTTATGAGCATTTCCATTTTGGCGATAGAGTCTTCCTGCGATGAAACCTCGGCGGCTGTTTGCCGGGACGGTATTATCTTATCCAACATCATTGCCAGCCAGAAAGTGCATGAGCAATACGGTGGCGTGGTGCCGGAGCTGGCTTCCCGGGCGCACATGCAGAACATTGTACCGGTAGTGGATAAAGCGATGCGGGATGCAGGGTGCAGTATGCAGCACCTCAATGCCATTGCCTTTACACAGGCCCCCGGCCTCATCGGTGCTTTGCTGGTAGGCGCCCAGTTTGCCAAATCCCTCTCCCTCGCCCTCAATATTCCCCTCATTGCGGTGCACCACATGCAGGCACATGTATTGGCCAACCTGATCCCAACAACGACCAATGGCCAGCCCGATCCCAAACCCTCCTTCCCCTTCCTTTGCCTCACGGTAAGTGGTGGCCATACCCAGATCGTGCTCTGCGAGTCGCCCCTCAATATGACCGTCATCGGTGAAACCATGGACGATGCAGCGGGGGAAGCATTTGATAAATCGGCCAAGATACTGGGACTACCCTATCCCGGCGGACCGCTGATAGACAAATATGCCCAACAGGGAAATCCCGACAGGTTCAGGTTTCCCGAGCCCCAGATACCCGGACTTAATTTCAGCTTCAGTGGCCTTAAAACAGCCATCCTCTATTTCCTGCAGGAAAACACGGCCGCTGATCCCCAATTTGTAGCCAAAAACCTGCCGGACATTTGCGCTTCCATCCAGCAGCGCATCATTACCATCCTCCTGAATAAACTCAAAAAAGCCGCTATTCAAACAGGGGTCAAAGACATTTGTATTGCCGGCGGCGTATCGGCCAATAGCGGACTACGCCAGACCCTGGAGCAATGGGGACAGCGGTTCAGGTGGAATACCTTTATCCCCGCATTCCAATACTGCACCGACAATGCCGCCATGATTGCCATCACAGGTTATTACAAGTACCAGGCTGGCAGCTTCAGTGACCTGGGCGTTAGTCCCACGGCCCGGGCAGAATGGAAGTAGTTAGCGGCTGATTACTCGTCGCTTTCAGGTATAATTACTTATGGCCGGTCTTGTAGGTCGTTTTACCTTTATACCATAAACTACCACCTGCAACCAATGAGCGACTATGGCCAATAGCTACTTTCAGTTTAAACAATTTACCATTCACCAGGACCAATGTGCGATGAAAGTATGCACCGATGCCTGCATACTGGGCGCCTGGTTTGCAGCCAAGCTACCCGATTACTACAATATACTTGACATTGGCAGCGGAACAGGCTTATTAATGTTGATGCTGGCGCAGCAAACCGAATCAGAAATACATGGTATTGAAATAGACCTCGCCGCTTTTAAACAACTGAAAGAAAACGTAGGACAGAACGGCTGGAAAGAAAGGCTGCGGGTATTTCCGGGTGATGCCCGTACCTACTCCTTTCCCCTGAAATACAACTTTATCATCAGCAATCCCCCCTTCTTTGAAAACGACCTTCCTTCCGATGCGGATGCGGAACAGGTAGCGAAGCACAGCAAAATGCTGAAGCTGGAGGAACTGGTACAGGCCATTGATGACAACCTGGATAGCCAGGGCAGCTTTGGTGTATTACTTCCTTTCCATCGCTGGAGCTACTTTCATGAACTGGCCACCCGCCAGGGCTTCCACCTCGTAGAACACCTGACCGTAAAACAAACACCCCGCCACACTCCTTTCCGGTCCATCTTACAATACAGCCGGCACAAAGAAAACTTTGCACCGGAATACGAGCTCATCATCCAAAAAGAAGAAGGCGGGTATACGGATGATTTTATAGAATTGCTGAAGAACTATTATTTGTATTTGTGAGATCAGCGATCGTATGCTCCGTCAAACGCCGGCATAGTCACTCAAATAATCAAAGTGTGGTGTGAGTTTTCCTTTATCCAGCATGGTGGCCCGCTGTATAACCCCCGATCCATTACGCTTGACCAGGTCTTCCAGTATATACTTAATAAGCTGTTCGCCAAAATAGCGGCTGGCATCACGGGGCAGTTCATTGGGCAGGTTACCCACCGCCATTACATCAATGCTCCCGGGCAGATAGGGCGCTGTCTTTTGTAGCGTCCGGCGGTCTACACCATATACGGGATCTGCAATCGTCTGGTCGCCGAGGTTAATGGGCACGGAACCATGTGCATCATCGGTAATATCAGCAATCGTTTGTATACGGAAAGAAGACTCACGGATGTCTTGCGCCTCAAACAGGCGGGGAATATTTTTATCCCAGTAAATACCATTCATCAGCACATCGGTTTCACGGGCATAAGGCAGAAATTTGCCCGTATATTCCTCCGGCTGCTCATGAAAATGGGCACGGTTATACGCCCCACTGGAACGATGTTGGTAAAGATCGCCTCCTTTCAGTTGGGTATATACAGGATACGTGTATTGCCGTTGCAGGTATTCATCCGGCTCCACTTCATGCACACCCATCAAGTTCATGATCTCCAGGATGCCATGCGCCACCCGTCCGCTGCCGGTTACCACGATCTTAATGGCCGGGATACGCAAACCAAAATAAGTATGGATCAGTTCATGAAAGCTCTTTTGTTCACACACCCGTACCAGGTCATAAGCGCCGGAACGTTTGCCCCAGGCCATCATACCATTGTGGGCGCCTACCACACCGGCAAAAAAACCAAAACCAATAATACGCTGACCATCCTCATGCTCCAGGCACTCATAATCAATCAGCGTGATCTGATGATTCATCATGGCGCGGAACAAAGCCTGGTTATAAGGCTGCTTTTTGCGGGTATGGGAGAAAAACAGGTAGGTTTTGCCGGGGATCAGCATACTAACAGGCACTTCCTTGATGCCAAAAAGAATATCGCAGTCATTCACGTCCTCCTTTACTTCAACCCCCGCCTGCCGGTATTCCTTGTCAGTAAAGCAACGCTGCGGGGACGATTGCACGACGATCTGTACATCACCTGAGTTCTTATGGATCCATTTACATTGAGCCGGGGTAAGGGCTACGCGGTTGTCTGAAGGTATTTTTCCTTCCCGTATCAATCCTATCCTGATCATAATTGTATCTTTGCCATGAGTTACAAATGTAATGGATACTAAATAAAACTAAACAGGCATCCTCATGTGGCGAAAAGTATGGAACATCGTGCGTAAACTCTTATTGCCCAAAAAAAGTTGCTGCAAATAGCCGCAGCCGGCCATCCTTAACGGTTCATTTGATTTTTGCCCCGCTTCAGGTAAATTCTTTCTTCCCTGTATAATAACTGATGCATCTTTAGCAGTAACAACACTGTTACTATGATGCAGCTTACTCATGAACAGGTAGCATTGATCAAAAAAAGCTGGACGGTCTTCCGCACCATGGATCCCAGGCTGGTGTGCGAGGTATTCTATGGGAAATTATTCTATGAGCATCCCTCCCTGCGACGTATGTTTCCCCGGGATATGGAGGAGCAATACAACAAACTCATGGATATGCTCAACAGGATCGTGGCACGGCTGGACCACCATGCAGACATGACGGCCGAAATACAGGCCATGGGCAAAAGGCATGCAGCCTATGGCGTAAAGCCGGAACAGTACGAACCTGTAGGAGAAGCCCTGCTCTGGACATTGGAACAGGGCCTGGGGGCCGACTGGAATGAAGAAGTAAAACAGGCCTGGCGCACCTGCTATACCCACCTGGCCACGGTGATGCTGGAAGCAGCCAAAACGCCTTAGCCCTACTACACGTCAATAAAAATAGTTGGGTGCACCCGCCGCAATATTTAATTTGAAGCCGTAATGAGAGCTACTTTATTTATCATCCTCTTTATTGTTCAAAGCCTGGCAGCGGCAGCACAATCTGCTTCGTACAACTTTCATAGGGTGACATTGAAAGATGGCCTCAGCGATGGTGTCGTATTTAATATGACGAGGGATAAATACGGCTACATCTGGCTGGGATCACAAAGTGGCCTTAACAGGTACGATGGACACCGGGTGGTGAGCTTTATCCATAACCCCAAAGACAGTTTTTCAGTTCCGCGCGACTTTGTGCATACCCTATTTTGTGATGATGCCGGCAACCTGTGGTTTGGTTATGATGATGGACTTTGCCGGTATGATTACGCCAACCGCCGGTTTGAAATAATACCCGCTACTAAAAACACAGCCGTCAATGAAATAAGGCAGGCCGGGAAAGATACCCTTTGCCTGTTAACCACAAAAGGGGTGGCTATCTTTGATACCCGGCGCGGGCAACTCAGTTTTGCCGGACCGGGCACACAGGAAGCCTGGGTAGGTCGCCCCCTCTATGAAGGATGGGTATACAAGTCGGTGCTATATGCTGCCACCCGCGAAGGTATAGGCGTATATGACATCCATACCAAACAATCCCGCATACTGTCCATGAAACCAGGTATTCGCACACCGGTAGAAAGAGTAGTCATAGACAGCAGCGGCACTCTGTGGGCATCTGCTTTTGACAAAGGAGCTTTTCTATACAAAGGCGTACAGCAGAATACTGCTTTTGAAACCATTACTGCGCATCAGTATGATAAGCACGGTACCACATTCGATGTCATCATGGACCTGTGGGTGGATCCGCACAACAGGCTTTGGATTGCCACCAACTGGAACGGGCTTATCTCCGTCAACACACAGGACAATTCTTATTTCGCCCTGACCAATAATTACCGTCTGCCCAATAGTATCCCGGATAATCGTATCAACAGGATCTATATGGACAGGCAGGGCTTTATGTGGCTGGGTACCGAAGGTACAGGCGCCGCTTATTTCCGGCCCGATTATAACCTGTTCAGCATCTTTTTTCCCGAACCGGTAAAATACCTGCGGCCGCATATATGGACAAGGGCTGTTGCGGAAGATAAAACAGGCAACCTGTGGATGGGCACCGGCGTAGGGCTCATCAAACAACCTGCCGATAATGGCCCTGCTGTTGTATTCAACCGGAATGAAGCCACCGGCAAAGGCACATTACATTCCAATTCGGTCAGGACCCTCTTATGCGATAAAGAAAACAATATCTGGATAGGCACTGCCTCCGGGCTCAACAGGTACCATACGCAACAAGGCCGCATGGAGTTCCTGGATAAAAAAGACTCCGTACCCTATACCTTTTGCTGGTCGCTCCTGCAGGACAGCCAGGAGACCATTTGGCTGGGCTGCCGGGCCGGACTGCGTTATAAACGCAAAGGAGAGAATAAGTTTCACAGCCTGCAGGGGCACCCGGTATTACATCCTTATGCCCGTTATGATGTGCGGGCATTACTGGAAGACAGCCGGGGAAACCTCTGGATAGGATTCAATGGAAAGGGATTGTTGCTGTATGAGGTAGCCGCTCAAAAAGCCACCTGGTGGGAACAGGTGGGGGAAACCGGCAATCCCATTGGCAACATCATTACCTCCATGGCAGAAGACAGGAAGGGCATCATTTGGTTCAGCAGTTACCACGGCATAGCTGCCTATGATTACCACACGGGAGCCTTTACTTCCTACAAAGACCTGCAGGCCATGGAGTCGCTGCAGATCTCCGGACTGCAGGTAGATGATGCAGACAGGCTATGGCTTTCCTCTGTAAAAGGATTGCTGATGCTGGATAAGAACAGAAGAGTATTCAAAAAATTTGGCACCCAGGATGGCCTGCCCGATATGCAGTTCAGCGACCAGGGATCTTTCCGGCTAAAAGATGGCCGCTTTGTATACGCCACTTATGATGGCTTTGTGGCATTTGATCCGCTTCAATACAAGGAAAAGAATCATTCTGACAATATCATCATCTCTTCTTTTGTGATCAGGGACGATGTCACCACTACCCTGTCCATGCTTACTGAAAAAGATTCCCTGCAACTGAAGCCTGCCCAGAACTTTTTTAGCATTGAACTGACGGCCTTTAACTATTCCAATCCCGCAGAAACCTGGTATGCTTATAAGCTGGAAGGATTTGATAAGGACTGGACCTATACCCGCAACCGGACCGCCAACTATACCAATGTGCCCGGCGGCCACTATACCTTCCGGTACAAAGCCTCTTCCGATCCCAGTGCCTGGAGTGAAAAAGAAAAGCAACTGCCCATCCATATAGCTACTGTTTTTTACAAAACACGCGTCTTTATCATCGGCGTCATCATCCTGTTGCTGGTCTTGCTTTGGGCCCTGTACCGTTACAAGACAGCTCAACAGGAAAAGTGGATGAACCTCGAAAACAAAGCACAAAGACTGGAAAAAGAAAAGGCGCAGGTACTATATGAGAACCTTAAGCAACAACTCAACCCCCACTTCCTCTT contains:
- the purB gene encoding adenylosuccinate lyase, which codes for MDLHALTAISPIDGRYRNQVQHLDEYFSEFALIKYRVLVEVEYFQFLSDKKFFPLTAAQRKALRAIAEDFSLEDARTIKETEKITNHDVKAVEYFIKEKLKQAKAEKITEWVHFGLTSQDINNTAIPLSWKHAVEFEYLPALLNLNRQLEILSEDWRDVPMLARTHGQPASPTRLGKELRVFVERLENQVEQFIYIPFTAKFGGATGNFNAHQVAYPKKDWVKLGNDFVEGVLGLQRQQFTTQIEHYDFLAAHFDAMKRINTILIDFCRDTWTYISMDYFKQRTKEGEIGSSAMPHKVNPIDFENAEGNLGIANALLEHLAGKLPVSRLQRDLTDSTVLRNIGVPFAHIILAIKSIEKGLDKLVLNDEKIYNDLDNNWAVVAEAIQTVLRRENYPQPYEALKALTRGKNGINKQSMHEFIDSLKISSSLKKELKKITPHNYVGINPE
- a CDS encoding GNAT family N-acetyltransferase, with amino-acid sequence MVETSRLLISPLNREQLSLYLQANDLFEKSMGLACNNRIVVPAVQDMVTKFTIPRMAHATADNYLFYTFWIVVEKSSRLIVAELGFKGVPTGNGEIEIGYGTMPAHQGKGFMTEAVGGMLGWGRNRPDVTCIVAETDETNAASIRVLLKNHFIQYTRKGNMLWWKYKFEDYSGLIPT
- a CDS encoding peptide chain release factor 3; its protein translation is MKYSNEIQKRRTFAIISHPDAGKTTLTEKFLLFGGAIQTAGAVKSNKIKKHATSDFMEIERQRGISVATSVMSFEYKGTLINLLDTPGHKDFAEDTYRTLTAVDSVILVVDSVNGVEEQTRRLMEVCRMRDTPVIVFINKMDRDGKNRFDLLEEIEKELKIHLHPMTWPINSGKDFKGVYNLHDKGLLLFTANTKATEEDSIRISDLAEPVLDERLGEKDAALLREDVELVDGVHGELSGEDYMAGKVAPVFFGSAINNFGVKEMLDTFIRIAPIPRCRPTSIREVCPDEDKFSGFIFKIHANLDPKHRDRIAFLRVCSGKFERNKYFHHVRLDKDVRFSNPYTFMARDKDVIEAAFPGDVVGLFDTGNFKIGDTLTEGENFYYTGIPSFSPEIFKEVVNKDPMKTKQLEKGLLQLTDEGVAQLFTQFGGNKKIIGCVGELQFEVIQYRLLQEYGASCEFRAQPYYKACWITSADPKKLDDFTRFKSNNIATDKDGHLVYLAQSEWFLNTERQNNPDIEFHFTSEIHKEAV
- a CDS encoding aldose 1-epimerase family protein, giving the protein MFSIENKVIKAVINPKGAELTSLVHKEYALEYMWGGDPAVWGKHSPVLFPIVGTLKNNEYVYKDQAYALSRHGFARDQQFAVESEAADAVTFLIKSNEESLKVFPFVFEFRLRYTLVDSSLAVTYEVTNTGKDDMYFSVGGHPAFKMPLAADTRYEDYYLLFDQVEEAPRWPISPDGLIEDTPQPVLTNTNRLSLTKALFQKDALVLKGLKSSRISLESDVTPRGLTMDFPGFPFFGIWAAKNADFVCLEPWCGIADGVGANQQLTDKEGINKLIAKEVFTRIWTVSVF
- a CDS encoding ABC transporter permease, with the translated sequence MRRVFEILGSSLNLTWQEFKSHKIRTLLSLSGVAFGIFCIIGVLAAVNSLEYAVQKDIKALGSNTVYIDKWEYADGGNDYPWWKYVKRPDPAYEEMVMLKKRVPAAANVAFNISTSGSLELDDNTVSGVNYYGITEEFSNIQPIDIQLGRYLQQSDFDYGSNVFVIGYEVAVNLFGNAEKAVGKTVKMKAGKRGLIVGLIKKQGKSIVGGWEYDNSILMPLGFMKEMVREKYSNPIIMVQGKETVPMEQLKDELTGAMRSVRKLKPTQENDFSLNDIDAFSSFASGIFSNINKGGWAIAALSLVVGMFGVANIMFVTVRERTSQIGLKKAIGAKSSTILTEFLLESAFLCIMGGLLGLSGVFMLTLLSTAAGFPVFIAADILLLAISICIVVGVLAGIIPASIAARMNPVEAIRSK